The following proteins come from a genomic window of Platichthys flesus chromosome 1, fPlaFle2.1, whole genome shotgun sequence:
- the kctd3 gene encoding BTB/POZ domain-containing protein KCTD3, which yields MATNDNNLTPGMGEIIQLNVGGTRFSTSRQTLMWIPDSFFSSLLSGRISTLRDETGAIFIDRDPTAFAPILNFLRTKELDLRGVNISVLRHEAEFYGITPLVRRLLLCEELDRSSCGSVLFHGYLPPPAIPARKSNAASAASAASASSSEERPGPSGAEGFTRVGPPPHPSLPAPPGADANHKLGPIVDPRKVLIVAGHHNWIVAAYAHYVICYRIKESSGWQQVFSSPYLDRTIERIALNAKVVGGPHGDKDKMVAAASESSIILWSIQDGGSGNEIGVFSLSVPVDDLFFIGNQLVATSHTGKVGVWNAVTQHWQVQDVVPITSCDTAGSFLLLGCNNGSIYYIDMQKFPLRMKDNDLLVTELYHDPSNDAITALSVYLTPKTSVSGNWIEIAYGTSSGAVRVIVQHPETVGSGPQLFQTFTVHRSPVTKIMLSEKHLVSVCADNNHVRTWTVTRFRGMISTQPGSTPLASFKILSLEETESHGSYCSGNDIGPFGERDDQQVFIQKVIPITHKLFVRLSSTGKRICEVQSVDGTTISCFMVRECEGSSRMGSRPRRYLFTGHGNGSIQMWDLTTAMDTANKGEERKKEAAPVLLTEAGGPTEEELLQLLDQCDLSTSRCATPNISPAPSVLHHTRLRESCSSLQLQAQEPIPESQATYAAVRPYRESPLLARARRTESFHSYRDFQNFSLNRGVLEGTGQTSAQGPSHVTDARRSLCDFGPEDSERRASTLEFWACRTTCASSSTNIAALMAGAVSGVRAEGAQETSRQPPDSPTPGGDVRKKAHPTEEGEGVGFGGDGPKSEGGVRKRGVLEGGFLGRKRAPPVPHLSSLPSGSDGGGSDSSANASPSPTKLASSTSPRHRKLAPEPSNQDSSL from the exons ATGGCCACCAACGACAACAATTTGACGCCCGGGATGGGGGAGATCATCCAGCTAAACGTCGGCGGGACGAG GTTCAGCACCTCCAGACAGACCCTGATGTGGATCCCAGATTCCTTCTTCTCCAG tttgctgAGTGGAAGGATATCCACTCTTCGGGATGAAACGGGAGCC ATATTTATTGACAGAGACCCCACAGCTTTTGCACCAATTTTGAATTTTCTCCGAACCAAAGAATTGGACCTGCG GGGTGTCAACATCAGCGTCCTGAGACATGAAGCAGAGTTTTATGGGATAACTCCTTTAG tgcgGCGCCTGTTGCTGTGTGAGGAACTGGACCGCTCATCGTGTGGTAGTGTTCTCTTCCATGGTTACCTGCCACCCCCAG CCATCCCTGCCCGTAAATCGAACGCTGCTTCAGCTGCGTCAGCTGCgtcagcttcctcctctgaagAGCGGCCGGGCCCGAGTGGAGCAGAGGGCTTCACCCGTGTCGGtccccctcctcacccttcCCTCCCTGCTCCACCTGGAGCAGATGCCAACCACAAACTGG gtcccATTGTTGACCCCAGGAAGGTGTTGATTGTAGCAGGGCACCACAACTGGATCGTAGCAGCTTACGCACACTATGTCATCTGCTACAG GATAAAGGAATCCTCAGGATGGCAGCAGGTGTTTTCTTCCCCCTACCTCGACCGTACCATTGAACGCATCGCGCTTAATGCCAAGGTGGTAGGTGGCCCGCATGGAGACAAGGACAAGATGGTGGCCGCCGCCTCTGAAAGCAGTATCATCCTCTGGAGCATCCAAGATGGAGGCAGTGGTAATGAGATAG GTGTGTTCAGTCTCAGTGTTCCGGTTGATGATCTCTTTTTCATTGGGAACCAGCTGGTGGCTACGAGCCACACAGGGAAGGTGGGGGTGTGGAATGCTGTCACACAACACTGGCAG GTTCAAGATGTGGTTCCCATCACCAGCTGTGACACAGCAGGATCCTTTTTACTCCTGGGCTGCAACAATGGCTCCATCTACTACATAG acatgcaaaaGTTTCCACTGAGGATGAAGGATAATGATCTTCTGGTGACTGAGCTCTATCACGACCCATCAAACGATGCCATCACCGCACTGTCTGTCTACCTCACACCTAAAACCA GTGTGAGTGGGAACTGGATAGAGATCGCCTACGGGACGAGCAGCGGGGCAGTGAGAGTGATCGTGCAGCACCCGGAGACAGTGGGCTCAGGCCCCCAGCTCTTTCAGACGTTCACTGTGCACAGGAGCCCCGTGACCAAGATCATGCTGTCTGAGAAACATCTGGTGTCAG TTTGCGCGGACAACAATCACGTTCGGACGTGGACGGTGACACGTTTCAGAGGCATGATCTCCACCCAGCCAGGCTCCACCCCTCTGGCCTCCTTCAAAATCCTGTCcctggaggagacggagagcCACGGGAGCTACTGCTCTGGGAATGATATCG GTCCATTTGGAGAACGAGACgatcagcaggtttttattcaGAAGGTCATCCCGATCACCCACAAGCTGTTTGTGAGGCTCTCATCTACTGGAAAAAG gATCTGTGAAGTGCAGTCAGTGGACGGGACCACCATCTCTTGCTTCATGGTGCGGGAGTGCGAAGGCTCCAGTCGGATGGGGTCCCGCCCTCGGCGCTATCTGTTCACTGGCCACGGCAACGGCAGCATCCAAATGTGGGACCTGACCACTGCGATGGACACGGCTaacaaaggagaggagaggaagaaagagg ctgctccGGTCCTCCTGACAGAGGCAGGTGGGCCTACAGAGGAGGAGTTGCTGCAGCTGTTGGACCAATGTGACCTGAGCACCTCCCGCTGTGCCACACCAAATATTAGCCCAGCCCCGTCTGTGCTGCACCACACACGCCTGCGAGAGTCCTGCTCCAG tttgcaGTTACAGGCACAGGAGCCCATTCCTGAGAGTCAGGCTACTTATGCAGCTGTGCGGCCCTACAGAGAGAGCCCCCTGCTGGCCCGCGCTCGACGAACAGAGTCCTTCCACAGCTACCG AGACTTCCAGAACTTCAGCCTGAATCGGGGTGTCCTGGAGGGCACAGGTCAGACGTCAGCCCAGGGCCCCAGCCATGTCACAGATGCCCGCCGCTCACTCTGTGACTTTGGGCCTGAGGACAGTGAGAGGAGAGCCTCAACGTTGGAGTTCTGGGCTTGTCGAACCACCTGTGCCAGCTCTAGCACGAACATTGCGGCTTTGATGGCTGGGGCTGTTTCTGGGGTGAGGGCAGAAGGTGCTCAAGAAACTTCACGCCAACCGCCGGACAGCCCGACTCCAGGGGGAGACGTCCGAAAAAAGGCGCACCCaacggaggagggggagggtgtGGGATTCGGAGGAGATGGGCCAAAGTCAGAGGGAGGTGTGAGGAAAAGGGGAGTACTAGAAGGAGGCTTTCTAGGGAGGAAGAGGGCTCCTCCAgttcctcacctctcctccctcccctccggGTCTGACGGTGGCGGCAGCGACTCATCTGCAAACGCCTCCCCCTCCCCGACCAAACtggcctcctccacctcaccaCGACACAGGAAGCTGGCCCCGGAGCCGTCCAATCAGGACAGCAGCCTGTGA